The following is a genomic window from Polaribacter atrinae.
GTATTTTACACGAAGTAGATTTAGTAAATGCCATAGAAAGTGGCAAAGTACAATTTGCAGGTTTAGATGTTTTTGAAACCGAACCAACGCCAGCTGTACAATTATTAATGAACCCAGAAATTTCTTTAACTCCGCATATTGGTGCTGCAACTAAAGAAGCACAAGATAGAATTGGAGTTGAATTGGCAAATCAGATTATTGCTTTGTTAAAAAGTTAGTAATTGATTAAATACTAAAAATGGATGTTATTTCGAAACCTGTTTACATCAAACAAATCAGTTTTTTAAGACGATTTCGAAATTTCATCCAAATTAACGTTTAGTTTCTTCTTTATTCATCATCAGAATGACAAAAAAATAACACATGATAAAAGAAAACCTTTTAGAAATTAAAAAATCAATTCCAGAAAACGTAACCTTAGTTGCCGTTTCTAAAACCAAACCTATAGAAGACTTACAAGAAGCTTATGCTGCTGGTCAGCGCATTTTTGGTGAGAATAAAATTCAGGAAATGGTGGATAAATACGACGCTTTACCAAAAGACATTCAGTGGCACATGATTGGTCATTTACAAAGTAATAAGGTAAAGTACATGGCACATTTTGTAGATTTAATTCATGGGGTTGATAAATTCTCTACTTTAAAGGAAATCAACAAGCAAGCAAAAAAACATGATAAAGTTATCAACTGTTTATTACAAGTAAAAATAGCCAAAGAAGACACTAAGTTTGGTTTCTCTTTTGATGAAATTGATGAAATTTTAGCATCTGAAGAACTTGTTGGATTAAAAAACATTAAAGTTGCAGGTTTTATGGGAATGGCCACGTTTACAGACAATAAGCAACAGTTAGAAGAAGAGTTTTCTTCACTAAAAACCTTCTTTGATTTAAAGAAAACACAAGTAGATCTTGACAACTGCGAATTACAAACACTCTCTATGGGAATGAGTGGAGATTATACACTTGCTATAGAAAATGGAAGTAATATGGTAAGAGTTGGTAGTTCTATATTTGGTCAAAGAAATTATAATGCTTAATTTTATCGTAAAAGAAAAAGACATTGTACGCAATTTTAGATATTGAAACCACAGGCGGTAAATTTAATGAAGAAGGCATCACAGAAATTGCTATCTATAAATTTGACGGTCACACCACAGTAGATCAATTCATTACCTTAGTAAACCCAGAAAAAGCCATTCAAGAATTTGTGGTAAAACTTACAGGCATTAATAATAAAATGCTTAGAAATGCACCTAAATTTTATGAAGTTGCAAAACGAATTATAGAAATTACTTCAGATTGCATCTTGGTGGCCCACAATACTACTTTCGATTATAGAATTTTAAGCACAGAATTTGATAGATTAGGGTATGACTTTAATAGAAATACCTTGTGTACTGTAGAATTAAGTCAGAAATTAATTTTAGACCAACCTTCTTACAGTTTAGGGAAACTTACCAAATCTTTAGGAATACCAATTACAGATAGACATAGAGCTTCTGGAGACGCATTGGCAACCGTACAATTATTTAAATTGTTGCTAGAGAAAGATACGAATAAAAGTATTATACAAAGTTCTATCAAGTATTTCGATAGAAGACATCAAAAGCAAAAATTAAGAAATTTAATAGAAGAAATACCAACGGTACAAGGTGTTTTTTACGTTCATGATAAAGAAGGAAGAGTAATTTTTATAGGAAAAGGAAAAAACATTAAATCGGAAGTAAACAACCTTTTTCTAAAAGTAACCAAAAGAGCGGTTAAAATTCAAGAAAGAGCACAATCTATTTCTTTTGATAAAACAGGAAATGAACTTTTTACCCGTTTAAAATACGCTATAGAATTAGAAGTTTTAACGCCAAAGTTTAATTTTAAAAAGACACCGAAATTTATTACTCAAGACTTTAATAACGAAGATTTTATTATCATTGAAAAAGGAAGGGAAGTAGAAGAAAATGCAGTGATTTTAATAGAAAACAACGAAGTTTTTGGTTTTGGCTATACCAGTTTAAGCAATCAAGAGAATAGGTTAGATATTTTAAAAAAGGTCTTAACCCCTATTGAAAACAAAATTCAAGCAAAAAATATTATCAAGAATTACATCAATAAGAACAAAGTACAGAAAATTATTAGATTGTAAATGAAAATTTTTACACTACTACTCCTACTATCCACAAGTTTTATATTTGCACAGAATAGCAAAACTACTAAAATGGGTAAAACCACTTTAGAGGAATTACAAATGACTGTTTAAGATAAAGACTCTACAGCAACTGCTGTTGTTTTATACGAGCACGCAAACAGATACCCTGACAGAGATAATGATCAAATTCCTAGAACGGATTATTATTATCGAATTAAAATATTAGATAAAGCTTCTTTTAATTTAGCAGATATTACCATTAACCTATATGAAAAGCAGAGAATAAAAGACATTAGTGCTATTACCTATAACCTTAATGATAACGGCACCATAAACCGTACTACACTTGCTGATAAGAATATCTTTACAACTAAAGAGCGAGATACTTGGACCGTTAAAAGCTTTACACTGCCTAATATAAAAGAAGGATCTGTTATAGAATATAAATACAGTGTTTTATCTCCGTATTTAAGTATTAATGATTGGGAATTTCAATCTGACATTCCAAAAATAAAAAGTGAATTTGACGCTTCTATTTTAGGAAACTACCAATATAATATTAGAATTATTGGTTATTTAAAGCTAGACAAAGACGAACCTTCTATAGATAAAAAATGTGCTTATATTGATGGTATTGGTGAAGGAGGATGTGCTGTTTATTCTTACGGAATGAATGATATTCCGGCTTTTAAGGAAGAGGAACACATGTTGAGTAAAAAAAATTACATTTCAAGAATTTGTTTCGATTTAAAATCTATCACAAGCTACAGAGGTGTAATAGACGATTTAACAACTACATGGAAACAAGCTGACAAAACCTTAAAGGACCAATTTTTTAACAACCAGACATCTAAAAAGAGTTTTTTCAAAAAAAACATTCCAGAAGAAATTTTAGCAACTCAAAATACTTTAGAAAAAGCAAAAAAAATATTTAGCTTTATTCAAAATCATTTTACTTGGAATAAAAAGTATTGGACAAATGAAGATGCAAAAATAAAAAATGCTTTTGAAGAAAAATCTGGAGATGTTGGTGAGGTAAATATCTCTTTATACAATAGCCTAAAAGCTGCCGACATAGACGCTAATTTAGTTGTTTTATCTACCAGAGAACATGGTGTACCCACAAAATTATTTCCGGTAATCTATGACTATAATTATGTAATTGTACAAGCCATTATAGACCAACAACCTTATTTTTTAGACGCAACAGACCGATTTATTCCCTTTGGCGAAATACCTTATAGAACTTTAAATGGAGATGCAAGAATAATCAACTTTAAAGAAGAAAGCTCTTGGGTAACTTTAAAACCAAAATACCAATCATCATTAAACACAACTTCTAAACTTACTTTAAACGAAGAAGGTGTGTTTACAGGAGAATTAATGATGATTAGAAATGGGTATTTAGCAGTTGAGCAGAGAAAAAAAATGTCATTGACCAATGAAGAAGGATATTTAGAAGATTTTGAAGCTCAAAACCCAAATCTAGAAGTAGAAGAATATCAAAGAAGAGGTTTAGATGAATTGGATAAAAAATTACAAGAAAAATTTGAAATCCGATTAGAAATCGATGAAGTTTTAGGAAATAAAATAAGAATTAACCCTTTTCTATTTCATAGAGTTGAAAAAAATCCTTTTAAATTAAAAGAAAGAAATTACCCTGTTGATTTTGCATATGCTAGATTAAACAATTATTACTTACGTTTAACCATACCAGAAAATTACACCATTGCAAAATTACCCGAAGAGAAAGCAATTGCATTACCTAACAAAGGCGGTAGATTTATACTTAAAACCATAAAAGAAGGAAATACTATTAGTATTCTAACAAGGTTTCAAATCTCTAAAAGAATTTTCCCGGTAGAAGAGTATTATGCTTTAAAGGAGTTTTACAAACAAATAATTGTTTCAGAAAGCGGATATATCATTCTAGAAAAAAAGTAAAAACATTAAAAATTATTGATTAATAGTTATAAATAAATCTAAAATGGAGATTGAAATTTTATTAAGATATAATAAACAGCCTCATTTCAATTTATTTTAATAGATTAGCCACAGATATACTTTATGGATTTAGAGCTACTAATTTTACAATTTCAGAAAAAAGACGTGAAAGCGTATGAAAAACTTTACAACATGTATTGTGATAGTATATCTGGTATTGTAAATAACATTGTTAAAGATGACGATGTTGCTCAAGAAATTACTCAAGATGTCTTTATTAAGGCCTGGAACAAAGCAGATACTTATTCTTCTTCTAAAGGTCGTTTTTTTACCTGGTTACTAAACATAGCAAGAAATGCTGCGATTGATTATACACGGTCTAAAAAATTTAAACAGTCTAAACAAAACCATAACGCAGATTTTTTCGTAGGTATATTAGAAACCAGTGATAGTTTAGATACTACAACTGATACAATTGGCTTAAAAGAGTTTGTTACCAAATTAGGAGACAAGTGTAAAGCAGTAATTGAATTATTATATTTTAAAGGGTTTACACAAAAAGAAGCGTCAGAAGAATTAGAAATGCCAATTGGTACTATAAAAACAAGAAATAGAAATTGTATAGGCGAATTACGTACTATGCTTGGAGTTTAAGTAATGAATATAAAAGAATACATAGCATCTGGAATTTTAGAACTGTATGTTGCAGGCTCGCTTTCTGAAAAGGGAAATGAGGAAGTGCACGCTAAAATTAAAGAATACCCAGAAGTGTTGGCCGAAGTTGAATCAATTGAAAAAGCGATTACAAAACTAACGGCTGCCGCTAAAAAAGATGCGTCATATTCTTTCTCTGCAATAAAAAATCAATTAAAAGTAGAAGACACAAAAGTAATCTCTATTACAAAACCTAAAACAAATTGGTTGCAATACGCTGGTTGGGCAGCTTCTTTATTAATAGGAAGTGTACTTATTTGGACATTATCTCAAAATAACCAACTTAAAGAACAAGTTGCTACAGAAAAACAACAATTAGAAGAACAAATAGACAAAGCTTCTAACAGTTTAGCAGAAGCAGAAAAATTAATTGACATCTTTAGAGATAAAGACATTGTTTCTGTGCCTCTAGCGGGTCAAAAAGTGTCTCCAACTTCTTACGCTAAGGTATATTGGGATAAAAAAACAAAGAGTATTTATTTAGATGCTAAAGGATTACCAGAGCCTCCAAAAGGAAAAGTATATCAAGTTTGGTCTTTAAAATTAAGTCCTTTAACACCAACGAGTTTAGGTACAATAGATACTTTTATGGCAGATACAAACAAAATATTTACCATAGAAAACGCAAACGAATCTGAAGCTTTTGGTATTACTTTAGAACCCGCAGGTGGTAGTGAATCTCCTAATCTAGAGCAATTGTATACTTTAGGTGCGGTAGCAGTAAATTCTTAATTCTTAGAACTAACTATTTTTTCAAGTCCTTTTCTAAACAATATGAAATATTGTAACGATAAGCCTGTTTTAGCATTTCACTTATTGCAGTAAATTAATTT
Proteins encoded in this region:
- a CDS encoding YggS family pyridoxal phosphate-dependent enzyme; protein product: MIKENLLEIKKSIPENVTLVAVSKTKPIEDLQEAYAAGQRIFGENKIQEMVDKYDALPKDIQWHMIGHLQSNKVKYMAHFVDLIHGVDKFSTLKEINKQAKKHDKVINCLLQVKIAKEDTKFGFSFDEIDEILASEELVGLKNIKVAGFMGMATFTDNKQQLEEEFSSLKTFFDLKKTQVDLDNCELQTLSMGMSGDYTLAIENGSNMVRVGSSIFGQRNYNA
- a CDS encoding exonuclease domain-containing protein, yielding MYAILDIETTGGKFNEEGITEIAIYKFDGHTTVDQFITLVNPEKAIQEFVVKLTGINNKMLRNAPKFYEVAKRIIEITSDCILVAHNTTFDYRILSTEFDRLGYDFNRNTLCTVELSQKLILDQPSYSLGKLTKSLGIPITDRHRASGDALATVQLFKLLLEKDTNKSIIQSSIKYFDRRHQKQKLRNLIEEIPTVQGVFYVHDKEGRVIFIGKGKNIKSEVNNLFLKVTKRAVKIQERAQSISFDKTGNELFTRLKYAIELEVLTPKFNFKKTPKFITQDFNNEDFIIIEKGREVEENAVILIENNEVFGFGYTSLSNQENRLDILKKVLTPIENKIQAKNIIKNYINKNKVQKIIRL
- a CDS encoding RNA polymerase sigma factor, which translates into the protein MDLELLILQFQKKDVKAYEKLYNMYCDSISGIVNNIVKDDDVAQEITQDVFIKAWNKADTYSSSKGRFFTWLLNIARNAAIDYTRSKKFKQSKQNHNADFFVGILETSDSLDTTTDTIGLKEFVTKLGDKCKAVIELLYFKGFTQKEASEELEMPIGTIKTRNRNCIGELRTMLGV
- a CDS encoding anti-sigma factor: MNIKEYIASGILELYVAGSLSEKGNEEVHAKIKEYPEVLAEVESIEKAITKLTAAAKKDASYSFSAIKNQLKVEDTKVISITKPKTNWLQYAGWAASLLIGSVLIWTLSQNNQLKEQVATEKQQLEEQIDKASNSLAEAEKLIDIFRDKDIVSVPLAGQKVSPTSYAKVYWDKKTKSIYLDAKGLPEPPKGKVYQVWSLKLSPLTPTSLGTIDTFMADTNKIFTIENANESEAFGITLEPAGGSESPNLEQLYTLGAVAVNS